The following coding sequences lie in one Crassostrea angulata isolate pt1a10 chromosome 10, ASM2561291v2, whole genome shotgun sequence genomic window:
- the LOC128166646 gene encoding cerebellin-3-like — MSFLFASKVDNLHGTVLFFLLLLGVSRSDDFIAKYDKYNTVCRRMGYQDKQCEERDVVAFHARLSKDQKNLKGKDIVVFGTVTLNTAKAYNPTTGKFTAPNKGHYSFTWTIASSPGARFSTQLVINSKPVSYCHVDGKTGGNNYETGSSTVILKMEKNDVVSILVYGAGELALWDWSSFSGFKL, encoded by the exons ATGAGTTTCCTATTCGCCTCAAAGGTCGATAATCT GCATGGAacagttcttttttttcttctgttgttGGGAGTTAGTAGAAGTGACGACTTTATCGCCAAGTATGATAAATACAATACCGTCTGTAGAAGAATGGGATATCAAGATAAACAGTGTGAAGAAAGag ATGTAGTTGCATTTCATGCACGACTGTCAAAAGATCAGAAGAATTTAAAAGGAAAGGACATCGTTGTTTTCGGTACCGTTACATTAAACACCGCAAAAGCTTATAACCCTACCACGGGCAAATTCACCGCTCCAAACAAAGGTCACTATTCTTTTACGTGGACTATTGCATCTAGCCCAGGAGCTAGGTTCAGTACGCAACTCGTCATAAATAGCAAACCTGTAAGTTACTGTCATGTCGATGGGAAAACAGGGGGAAACAACTATGAGACTGGATCATCAACCGTCATCCTTAAAATGGAGAAAAACGACGTGGTATCAATATTAGTGTATGGTGCTGGGGAGCTGGCTCTTTGGGATTGGTCTTCTTTCTCGGGTTTTAAATTGTAA